In Flavobacterium sp. N3904, one DNA window encodes the following:
- a CDS encoding aminotransferase class I/II-fold pyridoxal phosphate-dependent enzyme encodes MKNFNPADNIQDLQYFGEFGGVNPSISDSSTYTFLSAKTMFDTFEGNMEGCYLYSRHSSPSNLYLDKALAAMEGTEAANVSASGMGAITPTLLQLCGSGDHIVSSRTIYGGTYAFLKNFTPRLGIQTTFVDITKLDAVEAAITPQTKVLYCETVSNPLLEVADIAGLSKIAKKYNLTLVVDNTFSPLSVSPARLGADIVIHSLTKYINGSSDTVGGVTCASRVFIDSLKNVNSGASMLLGPTMDSLRSASVMKNMRTLHIRMKQHSYNAQYLAERFEKDGIKTVYPGLKSHPSHKLYAGMINPEYGFGGMMTLDVGTLEKANAVMELMQARNLGYLAVSLGFYKTLFSAPGTSTSSEIPLEEQHEMGLTDGLIRFSIGLDNDIERTYQMMKSCLEELKILQIESLTA; translated from the coding sequence ATGAAAAATTTCAATCCCGCTGACAACATTCAGGATTTACAGTACTTTGGCGAATTTGGTGGTGTCAATCCATCCATTTCAGATTCATCGACCTATACATTTCTTTCGGCCAAAACAATGTTTGATACCTTTGAAGGCAACATGGAAGGTTGCTATTTGTATTCCCGCCATTCGTCACCGAGTAATTTGTATTTGGACAAAGCATTGGCGGCAATGGAAGGAACCGAAGCGGCCAACGTATCGGCTTCCGGTATGGGCGCCATCACTCCTACGCTGTTGCAATTGTGCGGCTCGGGTGATCACATTGTTTCGAGTAGAACGATTTACGGTGGCACGTATGCTTTTCTCAAAAATTTCACACCGAGATTGGGCATTCAGACCACTTTTGTAGACATCACTAAACTGGATGCTGTTGAAGCGGCAATTACGCCACAAACCAAAGTTTTATATTGCGAAACGGTGAGTAATCCATTGCTTGAAGTTGCAGATATTGCTGGTTTGTCTAAAATTGCAAAAAAATACAACTTAACATTGGTGGTAGACAATACGTTCTCCCCGCTTTCGGTTTCGCCAGCCCGATTGGGTGCAGACATTGTGATTCACAGCTTGACCAAATACATCAACGGAAGTAGTGACACCGTGGGAGGAGTTACCTGTGCCTCCAGGGTATTTATTGACAGTTTAAAAAATGTAAACTCTGGTGCAAGCATGCTACTGGGGCCAACAATGGACAGTTTACGCTCGGCCAGTGTGATGAAAAACATGCGAACCTTGCACATCCGAATGAAACAACACAGCTATAACGCCCAATATCTTGCCGAACGTTTTGAAAAAGACGGCATCAAAACGGTATATCCCGGTTTAAAAAGTCACCCAAGTCACAAATTATATGCTGGCATGATCAATCCTGAATACGGTTTTGGAGGGATGATGACATTGGATGTGGGCACATTGGAAAAAGCCAATGCGGTAATGGAATTGATGCAGGCCCGCAATTTGGGTTATCTTGCCGTGAGTTTAGGATTTTACAAAACCTTGTTTAGTGCGCCAGGAACCTCTACATCATCAGAAATTCCATTGGAGGAACAACACGAAATGGGATTGACCGATGGTTTGA